In Verrucomicrobiia bacterium, a single genomic region encodes these proteins:
- a CDS encoding VOC family protein translates to MKNQKDSRPVDGRVEIGHVHLKVADLERALDFYCGVLGFELMQKMGEEAAFVSAGGYHHHIGLNTWESRGGHPPPPGSTGLYHFAIRYPSRAALADALRRLQKARIPLQGASDHGVSEALYLSDPDGNGIELYWDRPRERWPKTPDGKLEMFTRPLKLDELLAEIPDGT, encoded by the coding sequence GTGAAAAATCAAAAAGACAGCCGTCCCGTTGACGGGCGGGTGGAAATCGGCCACGTTCATCTCAAAGTGGCCGATCTGGAGCGCGCCCTTGATTTTTACTGCGGCGTGCTCGGCTTTGAGTTGATGCAGAAAATGGGAGAGGAAGCCGCCTTTGTTTCCGCCGGAGGATACCATCACCACATCGGGCTGAACACCTGGGAGTCCCGGGGCGGCCATCCGCCGCCCCCCGGCTCCACGGGTCTGTACCATTTCGCCATCCGCTACCCCTCCCGCGCGGCCTTGGCGGATGCTTTGCGCCGGTTGCAAAAAGCCAGAATTCCGCTCCAAGGGGCCAGCGACCACGGTGTAAGTGAAGCGCTCTATCTCTCCGACCCGGACGGCAACGGCATTGAACTCTATTGGGACCGCCCGCGGGAGCGCTGGCCCAAAACGCCGGACGGAAAGCTCGAAATGTTCACCCGTCCCCTCAAGTTGGACGAGCTGCTGGCGGAAATCCCTGACGGAACATGA
- a CDS encoding heme-binding domain-containing protein, which yields MKFYKKILWVLAAALAAVQFIRPEKNATLVPAENNIAQEILIPAGVDSVLRRSCYNCHSNNTEYPWYAEVQPAGWWLAGHIRDGKGHLNFDEFANYSLRRQYHKLEEIQEMVEADKMPLPPYLWMHREDRLSPAEKSAVINWSIEARKAMESKHPADSLRPLPRPQPSAPPQTM from the coding sequence GTGAAATTCTACAAGAAAATCCTTTGGGTTCTGGCGGCGGCGCTGGCGGCCGTCCAATTCATCCGGCCGGAAAAAAACGCCACGTTGGTTCCGGCGGAAAACAACATCGCCCAGGAGATACTCATCCCGGCGGGGGTGGATTCGGTTTTGCGCCGCTCCTGCTACAACTGCCACAGCAACAACACCGAATACCCCTGGTACGCGGAGGTCCAGCCGGCCGGCTGGTGGCTGGCCGGCCACATCCGCGACGGAAAAGGCCATTTGAATTTCGATGAATTCGCCAATTACTCCCTGCGGCGGCAGTATCACAAGCTGGAGGAAATTCAGGAAATGGTCGAGGCGGACAAAATGCCCCTGCCGCCCTACCTCTGGATGCACCGGGAGGACCGGCTCTCCCCGGCGGAAAAGTCGGCCGTAATCAACTGGAGCATCGAGGCCCGCAAAGCGATGGAATCGAAACACCCCGCCGACAGCCTGCGCCCTTTGCCGCGTCCGCAGCCTTCGGCCCCGCCGCAGACGATGTAG
- a CDS encoding electron transfer flavoprotein subunit alpha/FixB family protein gives MKTLIFAEQKEGKLALTAAELVTFAQALGATEISAVVLGENTVEAAKTLGQLGVKTIYTFSDPKLKYFVDEAYVALTAKVAAEAKPDLILGAAAFAGKSLFPRLAAQLKLPLITDVSKVESNTTVIRPSYGGNIYQKIKIEKTPALLTARPKSFPAAKPDAAKSGEIKAGVVDWLALNVRADVLEKVKEEAQTVNLGDADIIVSGGRGLREPANFALIRDLAAAVGGAVGASRAVVDAGWIPYAHQVGQTGRTVNPKLYFACGISGAIQHLVGMQSSSVIVAINRDKDAPIFGVATYGIVGDLFEILPALTKVFKEKLGR, from the coding sequence ATGAAAACGCTGATATTTGCCGAGCAGAAGGAAGGAAAACTTGCATTGACAGCCGCCGAGCTTGTCACGTTCGCCCAAGCCCTTGGCGCAACCGAAATTTCCGCCGTCGTTTTGGGTGAAAACACGGTCGAGGCGGCCAAAACCTTGGGCCAGCTCGGCGTCAAAACGATTTACACCTTTTCAGACCCGAAGCTGAAATACTTCGTGGACGAAGCGTACGTGGCGCTCACAGCAAAGGTCGCCGCCGAAGCCAAACCGGATTTGATTCTGGGAGCCGCCGCCTTCGCCGGCAAATCCCTCTTTCCCCGCCTGGCAGCCCAGCTTAAACTTCCCCTGATAACCGACGTCTCCAAAGTCGAATCCAATACCACGGTCATCCGCCCATCCTACGGCGGCAACATCTACCAGAAAATAAAAATCGAAAAAACGCCCGCCCTTTTGACCGCCCGACCGAAATCGTTTCCGGCCGCAAAACCGGACGCAGCCAAAAGCGGGGAAATCAAAGCCGGTGTCGTCGATTGGCTGGCTCTGAACGTCCGCGCCGACGTTTTGGAAAAAGTGAAGGAGGAGGCCCAAACCGTGAACCTGGGGGATGCCGACATCATTGTATCGGGCGGACGGGGGTTGCGGGAGCCGGCCAATTTTGCGCTGATTCGCGACCTGGCCGCCGCCGTCGGCGGCGCCGTGGGGGCTTCCCGCGCCGTGGTGGACGCCGGCTGGATTCCCTACGCCCATCAGGTCGGCCAGACCGGGCGGACGGTGAACCCCAAGCTCTATTTCGCCTGCGGCATCTCCGGCGCCATCCAGCACTTAGTCGGGATGCAATCCTCCAGTGTCATCGTGGCGATCAACCGGGATAAAGACGCCCCCATTTTCGGCGTGGCCACCTACGGCATCGTCGGCGACCTGTTCGAAATCCTCCCAGCCCTGACCAAGGTTTTCAAGGAAAAACTGGGCCGATAA
- the larC gene encoding nickel pincer cofactor biosynthesis protein LarC, with product MKILYFDLVGGASGDMILGALVDLGLPVEHLQNEWKKLGLSGWKLELEKTARQNIGATLMKLQVPDEKKQRHLSHFKKLLDDSSLSEKVKVQSYAVFLRLAQAEAKVHRTEVEKVHFHEVGGLDTLLDVTGAAIGFDYFGIEKFYTSPFPMGKGSISVAHGKMPVPPPAVAELVSGFPVRQTEVEGEQVTPTGAAVITALAAYEPKLSFQAEKAGYGAGFADFKETPNLLRLWLGEQKKMYASDEVTVLETQIDNTAPELLGFLSEKLLGLGALDVYYTPILMKKNRPAQLLTVLCLQINEPSLTQAIFAETGSIGIRYKTAHRHKLEREMLEIETVFGRLKAKRAFSDGAEKISPEFEDCARVARERNIPLREVYEAVLSAWRNRK from the coding sequence AATGGAAAAAACTCGGCCTTTCCGGTTGGAAACTGGAACTTGAAAAGACCGCGCGGCAAAATATCGGCGCTACGTTGATGAAATTGCAGGTTCCGGACGAAAAAAAGCAGCGCCACTTGAGCCACTTCAAAAAGCTTTTGGACGATTCCTCACTTTCCGAAAAAGTGAAAGTCCAAAGTTACGCCGTCTTTTTGCGTTTGGCCCAAGCGGAAGCCAAAGTGCACCGCACGGAAGTCGAAAAAGTCCACTTTCACGAAGTGGGGGGGCTGGACACCCTGCTGGATGTCACCGGCGCCGCCATCGGCTTTGATTATTTCGGCATCGAGAAATTCTACACATCACCATTTCCGATGGGAAAGGGGAGCATCTCCGTTGCCCACGGGAAAATGCCGGTCCCCCCACCTGCCGTGGCGGAACTGGTTTCCGGTTTTCCCGTGCGGCAAACAGAAGTAGAAGGAGAGCAGGTTACGCCTACGGGCGCGGCGGTCATCACCGCCTTGGCAGCTTACGAACCGAAACTTTCTTTCCAGGCCGAAAAAGCGGGCTACGGCGCGGGTTTCGCCGACTTCAAGGAAACCCCCAATTTGCTCCGGCTTTGGCTCGGGGAGCAGAAGAAAATGTACGCCAGCGACGAGGTTACGGTTCTGGAAACGCAGATTGACAACACGGCGCCGGAGCTTTTGGGCTTTCTCTCGGAAAAACTGCTCGGATTGGGGGCTTTAGACGTTTACTACACCCCGATTCTGATGAAAAAAAACCGCCCGGCCCAGCTCTTGACTGTCTTGTGCCTGCAGATAAACGAACCTTCGTTAACGCAAGCCATTTTCGCCGAAACCGGTTCCATCGGCATTCGTTACAAGACCGCCCACCGCCACAAATTGGAGCGGGAAATGCTGGAAATCGAGACGGTTTTTGGTCGTCTGAAAGCCAAACGGGCCTTTTCCGACGGCGCAGAAAAAATCTCCCCGGAGTTTGAGGACTGCGCCCGGGTGGCCCGCGAGCGTAACATCCCCTTGCGCGAAGTGTACGAAGCGGTATTATCCGCTTGGCGGAATAGAAAATAG